ACAGCTGCCATCTGCTCCCTAGTGATGATCCGATCCGGAGCAAAGAGATCTTCAGCGACTCCTTTGAAAATACCCGCCTCAACTGTCGCTTGAATCGCCGCCGCATCTGCGGCATCCGGATTTATATCATGAAACGGACTAGCTTGAGCCGACATTTCGGATCCCGCCAATCCCAAAGCGCGAGACATCATTACCGCAAACTCTGCTCTAGTGATGTTACTATCAGGATTAAAGAGGGATCCGGAGTCTTGTATGATCATTTTATCAGACAGAGTTTGTATAGCATCCGATGCCCAGTGTCCCTTCGTATCGCTGAACGCCGGGGCGGTGTGTTCAATAACCATGAAGGTTCCGCTTCTAGTGCTGTGCAAATCGACACTACCGTCAGCGTCCACCGTCAAAGGAACCGGAGTCAAGCGCCCATTCTCGACCATGACACCGACCAGATTCTTGGCATCCTGAGGGGCAGCTGGCAGAGACATACTAACAGAAGCAAACTGCTTGTCAAATCCAGCAACAGGGGATTCTTTGCCATCTACGGTTAATGTCAGCTTAAGCTGGTATGCATCACTAACCGCCTTACCCGCAGCTGCCTTTACTGTAGGAGCTGGCTGCTTCATAATATCTATACGTACGCTAGCTTGATCCATAGTGGTACCTGCTTGAGCAACAGCACGCTGCAGCGCGGACGAAGCGGATGGAATGCGAACACCTACATCCCCTGTCTGAATCGCCAATACCGCTTTTTTATCCGCCAGTGCATGTATCGCGGCTCCCGGAATATTGGCCTGAACATCGGCTCCATTCACAGATGCAGCTTTGATCGTGATGACTTCACCCGACTTTGCTTTGCCGGCAGCTTCTTTCAAACCGTCAGCAAGCACTTGGATGGTTGCCACTTGATTACCGTTTGCGGAAGTCCCCATCTCAACAGATGCGGCATTCGCAGTCTTGTTGTCTTTGGTAGATGCTTCAATGGCTACATTAGAGTTAGGAGTGCTTGAGGAGCTTTCCGATTTTTTCACGTGAATATTTACAATACCGAATGATTGTCCGTCTACCAGCATGTAGGTAAAGTAGTCATCACCTGTAAAACCAGCATTCGGCGTATATTCATATTCGCCAGTATCAGCATCCACGAGACGGACCGATCCGTTTTCTGTGGATTTCAATATTGCATAATTGACCCCGTCATCCTTGACGTCAGCTTGTTGGTTCGCAGCTAAATATCCTCTTAGCAACTTGTTAGCTTTGACCGAGACACTACGGTCCATGGAAGGATTGTATTCACCGTTATTCTGCGACTGTATGGTTGTTGTCGTGGATTGAATCATATTTTGAAAATAGGACAGGGAATTCCCTTGATAAACAGGAATTTGTTCCACACTTTGGATGTTCTGCGGATTCGTCTGTGCATACGCACTTGCCGTTCCCGTCATGCTCGAAGTTAACGAAACCGCTAATAAGGAAGCGTTAACGAGTTTTAAATAAGCCTTTTTCCGTTTGCCATTGTTTGTCTGGTTGTCCATTGATCGTCGTGCTCCTCAAGTTAAATTAAGTAAGTGTGTTTGCAAAAAGGCCTGCAGACTTCAGTGTTTCTCTGGAATTGGATTGCTGTGTACCATTTTCTTCTGCCAGGTGGACGGTGTGATCAATAAGATGTCGAGCCACATCCATTTCAACAGCAATCGTACCGATTCGAATTAAGTTCACTTCAAATAGCCATAGCCTTCCTTGTAAATCCATACCGAGATCCATGGCGACTTCATTGATGTTGTAGTCAAGCAGTGTCTGCAAGTGAGCGGCAAAGTCAATTCCCAATGCATAGAGCTTACTGCGAAAGGCGTGAGATTCTTTTTCCCTAGATTCATCCGGTAAAATGTATCCAGCTCAGCCGTGAAGCCGCCAGTACTCAAATTCGAGGTTTTACCGGACTTCTCTCCGATTCTCGGATAAACCCGTGCGATATGCCACTCACCGCCCTCCCCTTTAGCAAGATGAATACGGATATCGAACGGATTGCCTTCTTTCGTTTCACTGCGAATGTAAGGCTGAATCAAATAAGCCTGCTTGCGTGACTCCCATATCCCTGTTATCCAATCTGTAAATTCATGCTCATTCAAAGAAAGCCGTTGTTTCTCGGCAATAACCGTGAATCCCTGTGGCTCTTTCTTCATGTAATAGAGACTATGGCCGCCGTAGCTTCCGACAGGCTTCATAATAACCTCTTGCCGCCGCTCCAACCATTGGAATACTTGATCTACACGAGTGAGTTTGAGTGATGGAATTAATAGATTCTTAAATCTACCGTCTTTAAGCAGGAGGCGGTACATTTCCATCTTGTTACCTACACCAGCAGGCTTGTTTGTCGTCATAGGAATATCAGCAAATGCCTCATAAACCTCCGCGTACTTCTTTCCCCTTCGTGCTGCTCTGTCATGAATCGCATCCGGATAATCAAATGTTTGCATCACCCATTCATCCTTGATCCAAATCTGACCTTGAATGGTTTTATGAACCATATCGACATCTTCCGGTAGGAAATAAAAAAATTCCACACCCTTTAGCTTCGCAATGGCGGCAAGTGCAAATTTCAAGCGAGTACCAGCCCTTCTTTCGCACATCATCGCAATTGATAGCGGCCGTTCTGTTGTCATCTTACCCTCCCTTAAACACTCAAGCACCTGTTCTTTGTATTCATTATAAAGGGCAACAGGCGAAAATGGATCCATTTGCGATTTGGTAATGTATGACTCTCAAGCGAATATCAGTTGGCGCGACTGATCCATGCGCTTAGTCTGTTGGACTGCATGCGTTCTCGCCAAATGAATGGCATAATCAATGGCATGTCTTGCAATCTCAACCTCTTGGAAATTCACACCGATCCGATTAAAGTTGACCTCAAATAACCAAAGCTTCCCATTAGCATCAAGCCCCATATCCATAGCAAGTTGATGCAAACCGTATTTAAGCAGCTTCTCCATATGAGGAGCAAAGGTCAGTGCCAGTTTACTCAGCTTTCTCTTGAAATCCCGAATATTCGGCATACCTAAGTCTAGCTCACAAAAATGATCCAGATCAGCCAAATATCCGCCTGTGCTGAAATTGGAAGTGATACTCGTCCTTGGCCCCACTCTCGGGTAAATTCTCACGATTTGCCAATCTCCGTTTTTACCTCTTGCCATATGTGCGCGTATATCAAACGGATTACCATCCTGCGTTTCGCTGCAAATGAGGGGCTGTATCAAATACCGGATGTTATCAGCCATGCCCTCGGTTTGGAGCCATTTTTCTAGTTTAGATTCAGTAAGATGAATGGTTTCTCGGTCTTTGATGACCGTAAAGCCGGTTTGTGTTTGTTTCACGCAGAATACCCTCTTGCCCTGCATACCTCTGACTGGTTTCAAAATAATTCCTTGATACCTGTCGAGCCACAAACGGATTTGTTCCATGTTAGTAACTTGAACGGATGGAATCAACAGGTCGGCGAATCGACCATCCGATTCGATCTTTCGATATACCTGCATCTTGTCCCCCACCTTGAAAGGCTTGTCCGTCGTCATAGGAATGGAAGCAAGCCCCTCGTACACTTCGTCATGAAACTTCCCTCTTCGAGCCACACAATCATGGATGACATCGGGGTACTCAAATGTTCGTGTGACCCATTCTCCCATCGATAGGGTTTGGCCATGAATGGTTTTATCCTCAAGATTAACGTCCTCAGGCACAAAATAAAAAAAGGAAGCATCATTCGCCTTTGAAAATGCCGCACATGCAGTCTTTAGGCGGCTAACGTTCCTAGTCTCACACATCATTCCAATGGTTAACTCTCTCTCTGTTGCCATGTGACCTCCCCTAGTGCAGTCGTTAGTTAACTCGTATTCATTATAAGAGGGAACCGGCCAAAATGGAGCCACCTGAGGGGTGGTAATATATGTAGACGAAAAAAAGCCTGATCTCCATCTACAGATAGAGACCAGACTTTATTATGAAAGTGTGCTTATTACATACCTAACCATTTCTTGAATAAGTGCTTCGTGGTATCAGCATTCATCGCCGCGATCGATGTCGTAAGCGGAATGCCTTTCGGACAAGAGCGTACGCAGTTCTGCGAGTTCCCGCAGCCTTCGATACCACCATCTGTCATCAATGCCTCCAGACGTTCATCTTTGTTCATCTCACCTGTCGGGTGAGCGTTGAACAGGCGAACTTGGGAGACCGCAGCCGGACCGATAAAGTCGGTTTTGTCGTTCACGTTCGGGCAGGATTCCAAGCAAACGCCGCATGTCATACATTTGGACAATTCGTATGCCCACTGACGCTTGGATTCAGCCATACGCGGACCAGGACCGAGGTCGTACGTTCCGTCGATCGGCACCCACGCTTTGACTTTCTTTAATGCATTGAACATGCGTCCGCGATCGATAACCAGGTCACGCATAACAGGGAACGTGCTCATCGGAGCAACGCGTACAGGCTGCTCCAGCTTATCGATAAGCGCCGAGCAAGCTTGGCGCGGCTTGCCGTTGATCACCATGGAGCAAGCGCCGCATACTTCTTCCAGACAGTTGGATTCCCAACATACCGGCGTTGTCTTGTCCCCTTTGGAGTTCTTCGGGTTACGCTGTACTTCCATCAGCGCACTGATCACGTTCATATTCGGACGATACGGAACTTCGAACTCTTCGGTGTAAGGCTTGGACTCAGGGCTCTCTTGGCGCGTCACAATGAATTTCACTGTTTTTTGCGCAGTTTGTGTGTCTGCCATGATTAATGTCCTCCCTTCTTCTTCTCCGTGGAGTAATCGCGTTTACGAGGCGCAATTAAGGACACGTCAATATCTTCGTAGCTGATTTTCGGTCCATCCGGCGTCCAGTCAGCAATGGTCGTTTTCATGAAGTTTTCATCATCACGCTCAGGGAATTCCGGCTTGTAGTGAGCTCCCCGGCTTTCGTTACGCATCAAAGCCCCAAGCGTCATTGCTTCCGCTAGCTCGAACATATTCCACAGCTGACGAGTGAAAGCAACACCTTGGTTGTTCCATCTTGCCGTATCCGTAATGTTGATGTTGTTGTATCTTTCTTTCATATCTTTAATGCGGTTGATTGTATCTTGAAGACGATCATTATAACGAACTACCGTCATGTTGGCGTTCATCATATCGCCTAGTTCTTTATGAAGCGCATAGGCATTCTCAGTACCGCTGTTCATCTTCAGCAGGCTCTCATAACGGTCTGTATGACGCTTCGTTTCACGATCATAGATCGTAGAGGAAACATCCTCAGAGCTCTTGTTCAAGCCGCGGATGTACTCGACCGCTTTCGGTCCGGATACCATGCCGTCGAAGATCGCAGACACCAGGGAGTTCGCACCGAGACGGTTGGCTCCGTGATGCTGGTACTCACATTCGCCGGCAGCAAACAAACCAGGAACGTTCGTCATCATGTTGTAGTCAACCCATATACCGCCCATGGAATAGTGAACGGCCGGGAAGATCTTCATCGGGATTTTGCGAGGGTCGTCGCCCATAAATTTCTCATAAATCTCCATGATACCGCCGAGTTTAACGTCTAACTCTTTCGGATCTTTATGTGAAAGGTCCAGATACACCATGTTCTCGCCGTTGATTCCGAGCTTCTGATCCACACATACAGAGAAGATCTCGCGCGTTGCGATATCCCGCGGAACGAGGTTTCCGTAAGCCGGATATTTTTCCTCCAGGAAGTACCAAGGCTTGCCGTCCTTGTAGGTCCAAATCCGGCCGCCTTCACCACGCGCCGACTCTGACATTAAGCGGAGCTTATCATCTCCCGGAATCGCTGTCGGGTGAATTTGAATCATTTCGCCGTTCGCATATTTCACGCCTTGCTGATAGACAGCACTTGCTGCCGTACCTGTATTGATAACGGAGTTCGTCGTTTTACCAAAGATAATACCAGGACCGCCTGTAGCAAGGATAACGGCTTCCGAAGGGAAGGTTTTAACCTCCATGCTGCGCAGATCCTGAGCGGCAATACCACGGCAAATACCTTCATCATCGAGTACTGCGCCGAGGAATTCCCAGTGTTCAAACTTGGTAACAAGTCCCGCAGTCTCCCAGCGGCGTACTTGCTCGTCAAGCGCGTAAAGCAGCTGCTGTCCAGTAGTTGCCCCCGCAAACGCCGTACGATGGTATTTGGTACCGCCAAAGCGACGGAAATCCAGCAGTCCTTCCGGCGTACGGTTAAACATAACTCCCATACGGTCCATCAAGTGAATAATGCCAGGAGCAGCGTCGCATAACGCCTTTACCGGCGGCTGGTTCGCAAGGAAGTCCCCGCCGTATACCGTATCATCAAAGTGCTCCCAAGTAGAGTCACCTTCACCTTTTGTATTTACTGCACCGTTAATTCCGCCTTGTGCACAGACGGAGTGGGATCGCTTTACAGGAACCAAGGAGAACAACTGTACGTGAACTCCGGCTTCTGCTGCTTTGATAGTCGCCATGAGTCCCGCAAGGCCTCCGCCGACGACGATGATTTTTGAATTAGCCATTGATGTTCACCCTCCCTTAATGCCCTGCGTGCGCCTCTGCAGGCAGCTGAGTAAATTGAGTATCTGTAAAAGCAGTCAAAGACATAATAAACATGATGCTCATAACCACGAATACACCTAGCCAGATGTATGAGGAAATTCGCTGAGCGCGAGGTCCCACTGTAATCCCCCAGCTAACCAGGAAGGACCACATACCGTTGCTGAAGTGGAACGTCGCAGACAGAACACCGATCAGATAAATGACGAACATGACTGGATTCGTTGCAATATCATGCATCGTAAGCCCCAAATCTTCGTGGTTGACATTACCGATCGCCACCTGAAAGCGCGTCTCGAAGAAGTGCCAAGCAACGAACAAGAAGGTAAGAACACCGGTTACACGCTGCAAGAAGAACATTTGATTGCGGAAATAACCGTAGTTGCTTACATTATGGCGGGCTTGGTAAGCCACATAGAGTCCATAGACGGCATGGTAAAGAAGCGGAAGCCAGATGCCGAAGATCTCCAAGAACAGCACGAGAGGCAATCCGTTCAGCCAATTGATCTGATCCACGAAAGCGCCGTGACCTTTAACCGCTTCGTAGTTCGTGAGCAGATGCTCGATGAGAAAGAAGCCCACTGGAATTACGCCAAGCAAAGAGTGGATCTTTCGAAAGTAATACGAATTACTACCCGACATTGAACCAATTCCCCCTAAAATAAGTACATTCGACATTTTCAGACAAGCCACATATCATTGTAACCTCGCCGCAAACGAGCGTCAACCCAGATTCATCCACGCCTAGTGTGCCATTACGGCCGATGTTTATGCAGATCGTCCAAAAATTGTGAACAAGAAGTGACATATACATCGTACCTCTTTCTCGCTTATAATGGAAGTGCCGATTTTGTATATACACTTATAACAAAATTGCATATTCACATATCATATCCCTTTTAAATAAGAAGCAGGTGATCTTCCTTGGAGCTATTCGATGTATTCGCAGTCGTTGTCGAGCAAGCTAGTCTCAATAAAGCCTCACAAGTCCTTAATCTGTCACAGCCCGCTCTTTCGCGTAAAATCATGAAGCTGGAGGAGGAGCTTGGAGTCGAGCTCTTTATCCGCAAAGGCAAAAGACTGGAGCTCACGAAAGTCGGCCAGATCTGCTATGACCATGCCATTGAACTGCGTCATCTGGAGCGCAAATTCATGCAGGCCATTCAGGCCTACAAAGCCGCGGGCAGCCATGCATCCCTTACCATCGGGGCCAGCTTGACCACGCTGCAGGCAACGCTTCCTGATTTAATCACTTACTTTATCCAAGAGCATCCTCTTACGGATATCAAGCTGCTGACCGGGAAAACGCACGAAGTCGTTACCATGGTCAAAGAAAAGAGGGTGGACATAGGGCTGGTCGCCTCGCAGATCCACGCAGCGGGACTTCATTGCGAGCCTTTGTTTGACGATCATCTCTGTCTGGTGCTGCCTCTCGGGCATGCTTATATTGACCGGCCTGCTTTATCTGTAACTGACTTACACGAGCTGCCCATGATCCTTTTTTCCAAAGGAACCTGGTACCGCGTTCTCATGGACGAGCTGTTTCACCGCTTTGCTGTATTTCCAGAGGTTCAGATGGAGATCGACTCCTTTGAAGCAATACTGCGCTTGGTATCCACCTGCAAAACCGCAACTTTGCTGCCCCGCTCTTATTTACGGGAGGATCTCATTCCGAACAACCAGCTCATGCTGCGCAACTTGACCGAGCTCGAGGAGACGAAACGGACAACATCCCTGATCTATACTGATGAGGCGGAATCGAACGCAGTAGCCATGAATTTCGTACAAAAAGCAACTCGCTATTTCGAGGAATCAAACAAATAAACCTCTTCACGCTCTTGGCCG
This genomic window from Paenibacillus hexagrammi contains:
- a CDS encoding LysR family transcriptional regulator; this encodes MELFDVFAVVVEQASLNKASQVLNLSQPALSRKIMKLEEELGVELFIRKGKRLELTKVGQICYDHAIELRHLERKFMQAIQAYKAAGSHASLTIGASLTTLQATLPDLITYFIQEHPLTDIKLLTGKTHEVVTMVKEKRVDIGLVASQIHAAGLHCEPLFDDHLCLVLPLGHAYIDRPALSVTDLHELPMILFSKGTWYRVLMDELFHRFAVFPEVQMEIDSFEAILRLVSTCKTATLLPRSYLREDLIPNNQLMLRNLTELEETKRTTSLIYTDEAESNAVAMNFVQKATRYFEESNK
- a CDS encoding succinate dehydrogenase cytochrome b558 subunit, whose translation is MSGSNSYYFRKIHSLLGVIPVGFFLIEHLLTNYEAVKGHGAFVDQINWLNGLPLVLFLEIFGIWLPLLYHAVYGLYVAYQARHNVSNYGYFRNQMFFLQRVTGVLTFLFVAWHFFETRFQVAIGNVNHEDLGLTMHDIATNPVMFVIYLIGVLSATFHFSNGMWSFLVSWGITVGPRAQRISSYIWLGVFVVMSIMFIMSLTAFTDTQFTQLPAEAHAGH
- the sdhB gene encoding succinate dehydrogenase iron-sulfur subunit; protein product: MADTQTAQKTVKFIVTRQESPESKPYTEEFEVPYRPNMNVISALMEVQRNPKNSKGDKTTPVCWESNCLEEVCGACSMVINGKPRQACSALIDKLEQPVRVAPMSTFPVMRDLVIDRGRMFNALKKVKAWVPIDGTYDLGPGPRMAESKRQWAYELSKCMTCGVCLESCPNVNDKTDFIGPAAVSQVRLFNAHPTGEMNKDERLEALMTDGGIEGCGNSQNCVRSCPKGIPLTTSIAAMNADTTKHLFKKWLGM
- a CDS encoding S-layer homology domain-containing protein, giving the protein MDNQTNNGKRKKAYLKLVNASLLAVSLTSSMTGTASAYAQTNPQNIQSVEQIPVYQGNSLSYFQNMIQSTTTTIQSQNNGEYNPSMDRSVSVKANKLLRGYLAANQQADVKDDGVNYAILKSTENGSVRLVDADTGEYEYTPNAGFTGDDYFTYMLVDGQSFGIVNIHVKKSESSSSTPNSNVAIEASTKDNKTANAASVEMGTSANGNQVATIQVLADGLKEAAGKAKSGEVITIKAASVNGADVQANIPGAAIHALADKKAVLAIQTGDVGVRIPSASSALQRAVAQAGTTMDQASVRIDIMKQPAPTVKAAAGKAVSDAYQLKLTLTVDGKESPVAGFDKQFASVSMSLPAAPQDAKNLVGVMVENGRLTPVPLTVDADGSVDLHSTRSGTFMVIEHTAPAFSDTKGHWASDAIQTLSDKMIIQDSGSLFNPDSNITRAEFAVMMSRALGLAGSEMSAQASPFHDINPDAADAAAIQATVEAGIFKGVAEDLFAPDRIITREQMAAVLIRAAKAYDLILPASASAPKLTQYQDFQNVSDWAKQEVGEAIQAGLIQGVSDTSISSSSSGTKAQSAMLLMQLLKRVGLMN
- a CDS encoding YheC/YheD family protein — encoded protein: MATERELTIGMMCETRNVSRLKTACAAFSKANDASFFYFVPEDVNLEDKTIHGQTLSMGEWVTRTFEYPDVIHDCVARRGKFHDEVYEGLASIPMTTDKPFKVGDKMQVYRKIESDGRFADLLIPSVQVTNMEQIRLWLDRYQGIILKPVRGMQGKRVFCVKQTQTGFTVIKDRETIHLTESKLEKWLQTEGMADNIRYLIQPLICSETQDGNPFDIRAHMARGKNGDWQIVRIYPRVGPRTSITSNFSTGGYLADLDHFCELDLGMPNIRDFKRKLSKLALTFAPHMEKLLKYGLHQLAMDMGLDANGKLWLFEVNFNRIGVNFQEVEIARHAIDYAIHLARTHAVQQTKRMDQSRQLIFA
- the sdhA gene encoding succinate dehydrogenase flavoprotein subunit, with the protein product MANSKIIVVGGGLAGLMATIKAAEAGVHVQLFSLVPVKRSHSVCAQGGINGAVNTKGEGDSTWEHFDDTVYGGDFLANQPPVKALCDAAPGIIHLMDRMGVMFNRTPEGLLDFRRFGGTKYHRTAFAGATTGQQLLYALDEQVRRWETAGLVTKFEHWEFLGAVLDDEGICRGIAAQDLRSMEVKTFPSEAVILATGGPGIIFGKTTNSVINTGTAASAVYQQGVKYANGEMIQIHPTAIPGDDKLRLMSESARGEGGRIWTYKDGKPWYFLEEKYPAYGNLVPRDIATREIFSVCVDQKLGINGENMVYLDLSHKDPKELDVKLGGIMEIYEKFMGDDPRKIPMKIFPAVHYSMGGIWVDYNMMTNVPGLFAAGECEYQHHGANRLGANSLVSAIFDGMVSGPKAVEYIRGLNKSSEDVSSTIYDRETKRHTDRYESLLKMNSGTENAYALHKELGDMMNANMTVVRYNDRLQDTINRIKDMKERYNNINITDTARWNNQGVAFTRQLWNMFELAEAMTLGALMRNESRGAHYKPEFPERDDENFMKTTIADWTPDGPKISYEDIDVSLIAPRKRDYSTEKKKGGH